A single region of the Pyxidicoccus trucidator genome encodes:
- a CDS encoding TIGR02269 family lipoprotein — protein MFMRPLHPPLRLLSLIALLLACASSPPAPSVEARADVAATCGSPDADQCITLGCDEGWCAFFRCEDISPQVEPALMPAARPPLRRGWGARLGIRGSARPVMTFQWYPNVQVRPVLQLPAGRYVRHHVFPQAPDLALYFQRAGIKLHDFTLVIPEHVHRYIHGGGPRGGRWNDAWAQFIQANPNPPPPEVIYRHAGELIFRFELTGKVVPYYRR, from the coding sequence ATGTTCATGCGTCCTCTCCATCCTCCTTTGCGGCTCCTTTCGTTGATTGCCTTGCTGCTGGCGTGCGCATCTTCACCCCCTGCGCCGAGCGTCGAGGCACGCGCGGACGTCGCCGCCACGTGTGGCAGCCCGGACGCGGACCAGTGCATCACCCTCGGCTGTGACGAGGGCTGGTGTGCCTTCTTCCGCTGTGAGGACATCTCGCCCCAAGTGGAGCCGGCGCTCATGCCCGCCGCCCGGCCTCCGCTGCGTAGGGGCTGGGGCGCCCGCCTGGGTATCCGTGGCAGCGCCCGACCGGTGATGACGTTCCAGTGGTACCCGAACGTCCAGGTGCGCCCTGTCTTGCAGCTTCCGGCGGGCCGGTACGTCAGGCACCACGTCTTTCCCCAGGCACCCGACCTCGCGCTCTACTTCCAGCGCGCTGGCATCAAGCTTCACGACTTCACGTTGGTCATCCCAGAGCACGTCCACAGGTACATCCATGGTGGCGGCCCTCGTGGCGGTCGCTGGAACGACGCCTGGGCGCAGTTCATCCAGGCCAACCCCAATCCTCCGCCACCCGAGGTCATCTACCGTCATGCCGGCGAGCTCATCTTCCGCTTTGAGCTGACCGGGAAAGTCGTGCCCTACTACCGCCGTTGA